In a single window of the Pleurodeles waltl isolate 20211129_DDA chromosome 4_2, aPleWal1.hap1.20221129, whole genome shotgun sequence genome:
- the LEPROT gene encoding leptin receptor gene-related protein, translated as MAGMKALVALSFSGAIGLTFLMLGCVLESYGVYWPMFVLLFYVISPIPYFISKRISGDSDASSSACSELASFFTTGIVVSAFGFAIVLARAGLIKWGACGLVLAGNAVIFLTILGFFLVFDKGDEFSWEQW; from the exons CACTTGTTGCCTTATCCTTCAGTGGAGCCATAGGTCTGACGTTTCTCATGCTCGGCTGTGTTTTGGAGAGTTATGG AGTATACTGGCCGATGTTTGTTCTGCTCTTCTACGTCATCAGCCCAATTCCATATTTCATCTCCAAGAGGATAAGTGGAGATTCGGATGCTTCTAGCAGTGCCTGCAGCGAGCTGGCTTCTTTCTTCACAACGGGAATTGTCGTTTCTGCCTTTGGGTTTGCTATTGTTCTTGCACGAGCTGGATTG atcaaATGGGGAGCCTGTGGCCTCGTGTTGGCTGGAAACGCTGTTATTTTCTTAACCATTTTAGGCTTTTTTCTCGTCTTTGATAAGGGGGATGAGTTTAGCTGGGAACAGTGGTAG